The Pantoea sp. At-9b genome includes a window with the following:
- a CDS encoding LysR family transcriptional regulator translates to MDRVTAATVFNRICELGSLSAAARALDISRPMVSRYLDEMEKWAGARLLHRSSRRLTITPAGEKILEKSRALARLAGEIADQEAQSEVQGILRVACAHSTATHILGPMIPAFLARYPALRIELEINNQPVSLVGERIDLAVRITNDPEAGAIARRLGECVSVVCASPAYLQQHGTPHTPPDLVQHNCLHYSRFAGQRWEFHDRKGEVISTTISGNFSAGISSVLCDAAIAGCGVAMVPEMEARAALHSGQLHAVMPEFTPKTLGIYGLYMSRDRQPAALRLFLAAVQQRLADDAPAATALC, encoded by the coding sequence ATGGACCGAGTGACAGCGGCAACGGTGTTTAATCGCATCTGCGAATTGGGGAGTCTGAGCGCGGCGGCACGGGCGCTGGATATCTCGCGACCGATGGTTAGCCGCTATCTGGATGAAATGGAGAAGTGGGCCGGGGCACGCTTGCTGCACCGCTCATCACGCCGTCTCACCATTACTCCGGCAGGCGAGAAAATCCTCGAAAAGAGCCGTGCGCTGGCACGCCTGGCCGGGGAAATTGCTGACCAGGAGGCGCAAAGCGAAGTCCAGGGCATTCTGCGCGTGGCTTGCGCGCACTCCACCGCAACCCATATCCTTGGCCCGATGATCCCGGCATTTTTGGCCCGCTATCCGGCGCTGCGTATTGAGCTGGAGATCAACAACCAGCCTGTCAGCCTGGTGGGCGAACGCATTGACCTGGCGGTGCGCATCACCAACGATCCTGAAGCGGGCGCGATTGCGCGCCGACTGGGTGAATGTGTATCGGTAGTGTGCGCATCACCGGCTTATTTGCAGCAACACGGCACCCCGCACACGCCACCAGACCTGGTGCAGCATAACTGCCTGCACTACAGCCGTTTCGCCGGGCAACGCTGGGAGTTTCACGACCGTAAAGGCGAGGTGATCAGTACCACCATCAGCGGCAATTTCAGCGCCGGGATCTCCTCGGTACTGTGTGATGCCGCTATCGCCGGTTGTGGTGTGGCAATGGTGCCGGAGATGGAGGCGCGGGCGGCGCTGCACAGCGGACAATTGCACGCGGTGATGCCGGAATTCACGCCAAAAACGCTGGGTATCTATGGTCTGTACATGTCACGCGATCGCCAGCCTGCGGCTTTACGTCTGTTTCTGGCGGCGGTACAGCAGCGCCTGGCGGATGATGCGCCAGCGGCCACTGCCTTGTGTTAA